From a region of the Paenibacillus sp. R14(2021) genome:
- a CDS encoding DUF1761 domain-containing protein: protein MLDFGAIHYWGILVATVVTMVLGFLWYSPVLFGKAWAKQVGLNMADMSGGAMTYVLTAATALIGVFLLGLLMTVDGGQSVSSGLLLGLIIGLAIAVKIGMNYLFEGRKLSLYFITIGYHLTSYLLSGLIIGLM, encoded by the coding sequence ATGCTGGATTTCGGAGCTATTCATTATTGGGGTATCTTGGTCGCGACGGTGGTCACGATGGTACTCGGCTTTCTATGGTATTCGCCGGTGTTATTCGGCAAAGCTTGGGCGAAGCAGGTTGGCCTGAACATGGCGGACATGTCCGGCGGTGCAATGACCTACGTACTGACTGCGGCGACGGCACTGATCGGCGTGTTCCTGCTCGGGCTCTTGATGACCGTTGATGGCGGACAGAGTGTCTCTTCCGGTTTGTTGCTCGGCTTGATCATCGGACTTGCCATCGCCGTCAAGATCGGCATGAACTACCTGTTCGAAGGCCGTAAGCTTTCGCTCTATTTCATCACCATCGGGTATCACCTGACATCATACCTGCTCAGCGGACTCATCATTGGCTTGATGTAA
- a CDS encoding 4-oxalocrotonate tautomerase family protein, with the protein MPVVTIQVTREGTVPSRDSVTAEEKAELIKGVSELLLKVLNKPMESTFVIIEEVDTDNWGWGGLPALEFRKQRAAKSE; encoded by the coding sequence ATGCCAGTCGTAACCATTCAAGTTACCCGTGAGGGTACTGTTCCAAGCCGCGACTCAGTTACGGCTGAAGAGAAGGCCGAGCTGATCAAAGGCGTAAGCGAGCTTCTGCTCAAGGTGCTGAATAAGCCGATGGAATCGACTTTCGTCATTATCGAGGAAGTCGATACGGACAATTGGGGCTGGGGCGGACTGCCTGCCCTTGAATTCCGGAAGCAGCGCGCTGCGAAATCCGAGTAA
- a CDS encoding SDR family NAD(P)-dependent oxidoreductase yields MKITGKVYVVTGGSSGIGKATAIELVKQGANVVINSRTEQSLAAAAKEIDPTGAHVHYVAGDASDPEVAKRLIDETVKRFGRIDTLVNNAGIFIAKPFTGYTQEEFTTYLSTNVIGFFHVTQQAMKEMEKQGSGHVVSITTSLVDNPSVEVPSVLASLTKGGLNGATKSLAIEYAARGIRVNAVSPGTIKTPMHPEETHAALAVMHPMMRMGEMHEIVDAILYLDGAQFVTGEILHVDGGQAAGH; encoded by the coding sequence ATGAAGATCACAGGTAAAGTATATGTCGTTACTGGCGGGAGCAGCGGGATCGGTAAAGCAACTGCAATCGAGCTCGTGAAACAAGGCGCAAATGTCGTCATTAACAGCCGGACCGAGCAATCGCTCGCTGCAGCAGCGAAAGAAATTGATCCAACTGGCGCGCACGTACATTATGTAGCCGGCGACGCTTCGGATCCAGAGGTTGCAAAGCGTCTCATTGACGAAACCGTGAAACGGTTCGGACGTATCGATACGCTCGTTAACAACGCCGGTATTTTCATTGCTAAACCGTTCACGGGCTATACGCAGGAAGAGTTCACGACGTATCTGTCTACCAACGTCATCGGGTTCTTCCATGTCACGCAGCAAGCAATGAAGGAGATGGAAAAGCAAGGCTCGGGCCACGTGGTCAGCATTACGACAAGCTTGGTCGATAACCCAAGCGTTGAAGTGCCTTCCGTGCTTGCTTCGTTGACCAAAGGCGGCTTGAACGGTGCAACCAAATCGCTGGCAATCGAGTATGCCGCGCGGGGTATCCGCGTGAACGCCGTATCGCCGGGCACGATCAAAACGCCGATGCATCCGGAAGAGACGCATGCGGCACTAGCTGTCATGCACCCAATGATGCGCATGGGCGAGATGCATGAAATCGTGGATGCAATCTTGTATCTTGATGGCGCGCAATTCGTAACCGGCGAAATTCTTCATGTAGACGGCGGACAAGCTGCCGGACATTAA
- a CDS encoding NAD(P)H-dependent oxidoreductase, whose translation MKTLIIVTHPNLTASRINKAWLEELRKHSELTIHELAQSYPDEVIDVAREQKLIEAHDRIILQFPMFWYSTPSLLKKWFDNVLEYGWAYGPDTTVMPGKEFGVAVSTYGSTASYQPGGANRFTLQEILRPIEATIYFMGATYLPHFTLNDAPNVTDEQLEQSKKAYVAYIKSESK comes from the coding sequence ATGAAAACATTGATTATTGTTACGCATCCTAACCTTACGGCTTCCCGCATCAACAAGGCTTGGCTGGAGGAGCTGCGCAAGCATTCCGAGCTTACGATTCACGAGTTGGCACAGTCATATCCGGATGAAGTCATTGACGTGGCAAGGGAACAGAAGCTGATCGAAGCGCATGACCGCATTATTTTGCAATTCCCGATGTTCTGGTACAGCACGCCTTCGCTGCTAAAAAAATGGTTCGACAACGTGCTTGAATACGGGTGGGCTTACGGTCCTGACACAACGGTCATGCCTGGCAAAGAGTTCGGCGTCGCTGTCTCCACCTACGGATCGACGGCATCGTATCAACCCGGCGGAGCTAATCGTTTCACGCTGCAAGAAATTTTGCGTCCGATCGAAGCAACCATTTATTTCATGGGCGCAACTTACTTGCCTCATTTCACGCTAAACGATGCTCCGAACGTAACGGACGAGCAGCTCGAGCAAAGCAAAAAGGCGTATGTCGCTTATATAAAATCCGAGTCCAAATAA
- a CDS encoding acryloyl-CoA reductase, with translation MDTFKAVVVDKQGDSFSLGLRELSMTDLPMGDVTVRVAYSSINYKDGLAATPSGRVVRAYPIIPGVDLAGTVIASADSRWREGDEVFATGWGMGTDVFGGYSEYARVSGDWLTARPSGLSLREAMIVGTAGFTAALSIHRLEASGLTVDSGKVLVLGATGGVGSHAVAMLARAGYEVTASTGKASEHAYLRSLGAKEIIGREALLPAEGDRKPMRSEQWAAAVDPVGGASLAYVLSTLRYGGSVALSGVTGGGEFPATVYPFILRGVNLLGIDSVYASPQLREQLWLRIGSDWKPPQLEAMVSSEISLEQLPGALPAILSGGVRGRTIVRISR, from the coding sequence ATGGATACTTTCAAAGCAGTTGTGGTTGATAAACAAGGCGACTCATTCTCGCTTGGGCTGCGGGAGTTAAGCATGACTGACCTGCCCATGGGAGATGTGACCGTACGTGTCGCATATTCCAGTATCAATTACAAGGATGGTCTTGCTGCGACCCCATCCGGCCGTGTTGTTCGGGCCTACCCAATCATTCCGGGCGTTGACTTGGCTGGAACGGTGATCGCATCTGCAGATTCGCGTTGGCGTGAAGGCGACGAGGTTTTTGCTACCGGCTGGGGCATGGGAACCGATGTCTTCGGCGGCTACAGTGAATATGCACGTGTATCCGGTGATTGGCTGACGGCACGGCCGTCTGGCTTGTCGCTGCGCGAAGCGATGATTGTCGGCACGGCTGGGTTCACGGCAGCGCTCTCGATCCATCGACTTGAAGCGAGCGGCTTGACGGTTGATTCCGGCAAAGTGCTCGTGCTTGGCGCAACCGGCGGCGTCGGCAGTCATGCCGTGGCCATGCTCGCTCGGGCCGGTTACGAGGTAACGGCCAGCACCGGCAAAGCTTCCGAGCATGCGTATCTCCGAAGCCTCGGCGCGAAGGAGATCATCGGTCGTGAAGCACTGCTTCCGGCGGAAGGCGACCGTAAACCGATGCGCTCGGAGCAGTGGGCGGCAGCCGTGGATCCTGTCGGCGGAGCATCGCTGGCCTATGTACTCAGCACGCTCCGATACGGCGGTTCGGTTGCATTAAGCGGCGTGACCGGCGGCGGCGAATTCCCAGCAACCGTGTATCCCTTTATTCTCCGAGGCGTCAATTTGCTAGGAATCGACTCCGTATACGCCTCGCCTCAGCTGCGTGAACAGCTATGGCTGCGAATCGGCTCCGATTGGAAGCCGCCGCAGCTCGAAGCAATGGTGTCGTCCGAGATTTCGTTGGAACAGCTGCCGGGTGCGCTTCCTGCTATTCTCAGCGGCGGCGTCCGCGGCAGAACCATTGTGCGTATTTCCCGTTAG
- a CDS encoding nitronate monooxygenase family protein, with product MKLTLETALCEQFRIRYPIFLAGMAGGPSTPELTAAVSEAGGLGTLGAAYMEPEAIRAAILRIRELTASPFGVNLFVVRADDDYTGIRDVQRELDKVRDRLGIPRAAESNVTSPNLFHQQIAVLLEEKVPVISTAFGVLPEPYMSEAKSAGLLVVTMVTTVKEAQLAEQAGSDAVVAQGSEAGGHRGTFDIDEQPMGANIGTMALVPQIVDKLSIPVLAAGGIMDGRGLAASLALGAQGVQLGTRFLTAAESGTNPAYRKALLASDEQSTVLTKAFSGRPARGIENAFIREWNASGIAPLAFPTQNTATRDIRNAAAKQQLDGYLSLWAGQGTRMLTDGQPAGEIVAEVLEQAASIIH from the coding sequence ATGAAGTTGACGTTAGAAACCGCATTGTGCGAACAATTTCGCATTCGATATCCGATTTTCCTCGCTGGTATGGCGGGAGGGCCGTCGACGCCTGAGCTGACGGCTGCAGTATCCGAAGCCGGCGGATTGGGAACACTCGGCGCTGCCTATATGGAGCCGGAAGCGATTCGCGCTGCGATCTTACGAATCCGTGAATTGACCGCTTCGCCTTTTGGCGTCAACCTATTCGTCGTGCGAGCGGACGATGATTATACGGGGATCCGGGACGTGCAGCGCGAACTCGATAAAGTTCGCGACCGACTCGGCATCCCGCGCGCGGCGGAAAGCAACGTAACGTCGCCGAACTTGTTTCATCAGCAAATCGCCGTTCTGCTTGAAGAGAAAGTGCCGGTTATCAGCACGGCTTTCGGCGTGCTGCCCGAGCCTTACATGAGTGAGGCCAAGTCGGCGGGTCTTCTAGTGGTCACGATGGTTACCACCGTCAAGGAAGCACAGCTTGCGGAGCAAGCGGGCTCTGATGCGGTAGTTGCCCAAGGCAGCGAGGCCGGCGGTCATCGGGGGACATTCGACATTGACGAACAACCGATGGGCGCCAATATCGGGACGATGGCATTGGTTCCGCAAATCGTGGACAAACTATCGATTCCGGTCCTTGCGGCTGGAGGCATCATGGACGGTCGAGGACTGGCGGCATCGCTAGCGCTTGGCGCGCAGGGCGTGCAGCTCGGAACTCGCTTCTTGACGGCGGCGGAATCAGGGACGAATCCGGCTTATCGGAAGGCGCTCCTTGCGAGCGACGAACAAAGCACGGTGCTCACGAAGGCCTTCTCGGGAAGACCGGCTCGCGGCATCGAGAATGCGTTCATTCGCGAATGGAATGCAAGCGGGATCGCTCCGCTCGCATTTCCAACGCAGAATACGGCTACGCGCGATATCCGCAATGCGGCCGCCAAGCAGCAGCTTGATGGGTATCTGTCGTTGTGGGCAGGGCAAGGAACACGAATGCTGACCGACGGTCAGCCAGCAGGCGAGATCGTAGCAGAAGTTTTGGAACAGGCTGCGTCAATCATCCATTAG
- a CDS encoding DUF6171 family protein: MQAGAEKRENCKGCSASVHVTDAQIDRVLSKLALHPGDCVSDARYEARLRQCTACPSLQYGSTCAHCGCFVRVRAKLAVKSCPQPGGSRWNELIAE, translated from the coding sequence ATGCAGGCCGGAGCGGAGAAGCGAGAGAACTGTAAGGGCTGCAGCGCGTCCGTCCATGTGACGGACGCGCAGATTGACCGGGTACTGAGCAAGCTGGCGCTGCATCCGGGCGATTGCGTCAGCGATGCGAGGTACGAGGCGAGACTCCGGCAGTGCACGGCCTGCCCGTCACTGCAGTACGGCTCGACGTGCGCGCATTGCGGCTGCTTCGTTCGCGTCAGGGCGAAGCTGGCAGTGAAGTCGTGTCCGCAGCCGGGCGGATCGCGCTGGAACGAACTCATAGCGGAGTAA
- a CDS encoding alpha-N-arabinofuranosidase, whose protein sequence is MTNRVVINADRTLGTINRNIYGHFAEHLGRCIYEGIWVGEDSDIPNTRGIRNDVLKALQALSIPVLRWPGGCFADEYHWRDGIGARETRKRMINTHWGGVVENNHFGTHEFLMLCELLGCEPYINGNVGSGTVQEMQEWVEYMTFDGESPMASLRAENGRQEPWSVGYFGVGNENWGCGGNMRPEYYADLYRRYQTYVRNYGDNKIFRIACGANDFNYNWTEVLMREAGGYMDGLTLHYYTVPNVWAEKGSATDFEPKDWFGTLRKALVMDEIVTKHKTIMDKYDPDKRISLIVDEWGTWYDVEPGTNPGFLYQQNTMRDALVAAATFHIFHKHSDRVRMANIAQTVNVLQAVVLTEGGQMTVTPTYHVFEMFKGHHDAELLDLAHEPAPYTYDGVSIPQTSASASRGKDGSILISLCNLSHDQEAELTFELRGLAENNAPINGTLLHAESLQAHNTVEQPEQVKQSPFTAVSRQADGTVRATLPAASVAVLRIG, encoded by the coding sequence CATTTACGGACATTTCGCCGAGCATCTCGGCCGCTGCATTTACGAAGGGATTTGGGTAGGCGAGGATTCGGATATCCCCAATACGCGCGGGATTCGTAACGATGTGTTGAAAGCGCTTCAAGCGCTGAGCATTCCTGTGCTGCGCTGGCCGGGCGGCTGCTTCGCCGACGAGTATCATTGGCGTGACGGCATCGGCGCGCGGGAGACGCGCAAGCGGATGATCAATACCCACTGGGGCGGCGTCGTGGAAAACAATCATTTTGGCACGCATGAATTCCTGATGCTGTGCGAGCTGCTGGGCTGCGAGCCTTACATTAACGGCAACGTCGGCAGCGGCACGGTGCAGGAGATGCAGGAATGGGTCGAGTACATGACGTTCGACGGCGAATCACCGATGGCCTCGCTGCGTGCGGAGAACGGACGGCAAGAGCCGTGGTCAGTGGGCTACTTCGGCGTCGGCAACGAGAACTGGGGCTGCGGCGGCAACATGCGGCCGGAGTATTACGCGGATTTGTACCGCAGGTATCAGACGTACGTGCGCAACTACGGCGATAATAAGATTTTCCGGATCGCGTGCGGCGCCAACGACTTCAATTACAACTGGACCGAAGTGCTTATGCGCGAAGCGGGCGGGTACATGGACGGTTTGACGCTGCACTATTATACGGTGCCTAACGTGTGGGCGGAGAAAGGCTCTGCGACAGACTTCGAGCCGAAGGATTGGTTCGGAACGCTACGCAAGGCGCTGGTGATGGACGAGATCGTAACCAAGCACAAGACGATCATGGACAAATACGATCCCGATAAGCGGATCAGCTTGATCGTCGACGAATGGGGGACGTGGTACGACGTGGAGCCGGGCACGAATCCGGGCTTCCTCTACCAGCAGAATACGATGCGGGATGCGCTCGTTGCCGCCGCGACCTTCCATATTTTCCACAAGCACAGCGACCGCGTGCGGATGGCGAATATCGCGCAGACGGTCAATGTCCTGCAAGCGGTCGTGCTGACGGAAGGCGGGCAAATGACGGTGACGCCGACGTACCATGTCTTCGAAATGTTCAAAGGGCATCACGACGCGGAGCTGCTGGACTTGGCTCATGAGCCGGCGCCGTACACGTATGACGGGGTATCCATCCCGCAGACAAGCGCCTCGGCATCCCGCGGGAAGGATGGCAGCATCTTGATCAGCCTGTGCAACCTCAGCCATGATCAAGAGGCGGAGCTGACGTTCGAACTTAGAGGGTTGGCGGAGAATAACGCGCCGATCAACGGTACATTGCTGCATGCCGAATCGCTGCAGGCGCATAACACGGTGGAGCAGCCCGAGCAAGTCAAGCAATCACCGTTCACCGCGGTGTCCCGCCAAGCGGACGGTACGGTGCGGGCGACGCTGCCGGCCGCATCCGTCGCGGTTCTGCGGATCGGGTAA